The Corythoichthys intestinalis isolate RoL2023-P3 chromosome 1, ASM3026506v1, whole genome shotgun sequence genome has a segment encoding these proteins:
- the LOC130915382 gene encoding gastrula zinc finger protein XlCGF57.1-like, whose translation MTEEDLHPEKHDPLHFKQEESEMLCIKQEVGPDTPCIKKEEQEEEIFPVTVSVKSEEDEGPSEGSGAAKPSSDSSFQHLTTKEEGQSQPDSLLAPLSDSDDITSHSSDFNTDEEDVDSDQNAWKSLKKSSLKRETQECAGGKPFGCTLCDKGFSRKTDLERHKRTHTGEKPFVCTHCGKRFAEKKNLNRHARIHTGEKPFACSLCDKRFTQKINKERHMFTHTGEKPFACTLCNKRVSWKNDLKTHMRTHTGEKPFVCTCCGKRFTDKKHLNKHATTHSGEKPFACSMCEKRFYFQSDLTIHTRKHTGEKPFACTLCDKRFSQKSDLKMHMRRHTGEKPFVCTCCGKRFTDKKILSKHSSTHSGGEKPFACSMCEKRFYFQSELTIHTRKHTGEKPFACTLCDKRFSQNSDLKTHMRRHTGEKPFICTCCGKRFTSKTNLNDHTKIHTGEKPFACTLCDKGFSRKTHLVIHKRSHTGEKPFVCTCCGKRFTQKKNLNGHARTHTGEKPFFCSICGKRFTEKGNLNKHASMHSGKKPFACSFCEKTFYSQSQLTTHTRTHTGEKTLS comes from the coding sequence ATGACTGAAGAAGATCTTCACCCTGAGAAACACGATCCACTCCACTTTAAACAGGAGGAGTCAGAGATGTTGTGTATTAAACAGGAAGTGGGGCCAGACACCCCCTGCATTAAAAAAGAGGAACAGGAAGAAGAAATCTTTCCAGTGACCGTCAGTGTGAAGAGCGAAGAAGATGAAGGTCCCAGCGAAGGGAGTGGAGCAGCAAAACCTTCGAGCGACAGCTCCTTTCAGCACCTCACAACAAAAGAAGAGGGACAATCGCAACCTGATAGTCTCTTAGCTCCGCTCTCGGACAGCGACGACATAACGTCACACTCTTCTGACTTTAACACTGATGAGGAGGATGTTGACTCTGACCAAAATGCTTGGAAATCCTTAAAAAAGTCATCATTGAAAAGAGAAACACAAGAATGTGCAGGTGGGAAACCGTTTGGCTGCACACTGTGCGACAAAGGATTTTCTCGGAAGACTGATTTAGAAAGGCataagcgtacacacactggagaaaagccttttgtctgcacacattgtggtaaaagattcgccgagaagaaaaatttaaacagaCATGCAAGAATAcatactggagagaagccttttgcctgctcactttgcgataaaagatttactCAGAAGATTAATAAAGAAAGGCATATgtttacacacactggagagaagcctttcgcttGCACACTTTGCAATAAGAGAGTTTCTTggaaaaatgatttaaaaacgcATATGcggacacacactggagagaaaccttttgtctgcacgtgttgtggtaaaagattcacagaTAAGAAGCATTTAAACAAACACGCAACTACACAcagtggagagaagcctttcgcctgttCCATGTgtgaaaaaagattttatttTCAGTCTGACTTGACAATACACACGCGgaaacacactggagagaaaccttttgcctgcacactctgcgacaaaagattttctcagaagtctgatttaaaaatgcatatgcgtagacacactggagagaagccttttgtctgcacgtgttgtggtaaaagattcactgaTAAGAAAATTTTAAGCAAACACTCAAGCACACACAGtggtggagaaaagcctttcgcCTGTTCCATGTGTGAGAAAAGATTTTATTTTCAGTCTGAGTTGACAATACACACGCGgaaacacactggagagaaaccttttgcctgcacactatgcgacaaaagattttctcagaaTTCTGATTTAAAAACGCATATGCGtagacacactggagaaaagcccttTATTTGCAcgtgttgtggtaaaagattcaccagTAAGACAAATTTAAACGATCACACAAAAatccacactggagagaagccttttgcatgCACGCTTTGCGACAAAGGATTTTCTCGGAAGACCCATTTAGTAATACATAAGCGTtcacacactggcgaaaaaccttttgtctgcacatgttgtggtaaaagattcactcagaagaaaaatttaaaCGGACacgcaagaacccacactggagaaaagcctttcttttgctcaatttgtggtaaaagattcacagaGAAGGGGAATTTAAACAAACACGCAAGCATGCATAGTGGaaagaagcctttcgcctgctccTTTTGTGAGAAAACATTTTACTCTCAGTCTCAGTTGACAACACAcacgcgtacacacactggagaaaagactTTGTCGTAA
- the LOC130921975 gene encoding gastrula zinc finger protein XlCGF57.1-like, producing MPYIKQEAELDTFSIKEEEQEAEIHPFPVTVIVKREEDESPSEKSGAAKPSSDSSFQHLTTKGEGRSQPNGLLAPLSDSDDITSHSSDFNTAEEDVDSNQNASKSLNKSPLKRETQECTGGKPFGCTLCDKGFSQKIYLERHKRTHTGEKPFVCTHCGQGFAEKKSLNRHARIHTGEKPFACSLCDKRFTQKMTKERHMFTHTGEKPFACTLCDKRFSRKNNFKTHMRTHTGEKPFVCTCCGKRFTDKKHLNKHATTHRGEKPFACSMCEKRFYFQSELTIHTRTHTGEKPFACTLCDKRFSQKSGLKTHMRRHTGEKPFVCTCCGKRFTQKKHLNGHARTHTGEKPFSCSICGKRFAEKGNLNKHVSTHSEEKPFACSLCEKRFYSQSQLTTHMYTHTGEKRFACTLCDKRYSHKSDLKTHMRRHTGEKPFVCTCCGKRFTQKKNLNGHARTHTGEKPFSCSICSKRFTEKRNLKKHASTHSGEKPFACSLCEKRFYSQSQLTAHTRTHTGEKTLL from the coding sequence ATGCCGTACatcaaacaggaggcggagCTAGACACTTTCAGcattaaagaagaagaacaggaaGCTGAAATCCATCCGTTTCCAGTGACTGTCATTGTGAAGAGAGAAGAAGATGAAAGTCCAAGTGAAAAGAGCGGAGCAGCGAAACCTTCGAGCGACAGCTCATTTCAGCACCTGACAACAAAAGGAGAGGGACGATCACAACCGAACGGCCTGTTAGCACCGCTCTCGGACAGCGACGACATAACGTCACACTCTTCTGACTTTAACACTGCTGAGGAGGATGTTGACTCCAACCAAAATGCTTCGAAATCCTTAAACAAGTCACCATTGAAAAGAGAAACACAAGAATGTACGGGTGGGAAACCGTTTGGCTGCACACTGTGCGACAAAGGATTTTCTCAGAAGATTTATTTAGAAAGGCataagcgtacacacactggagaaaagccttttgtctgtacacattgtggtcaaggattcgccGAAAAGAAAAGTTTAAACAGACACGCAAGAATAcatactggagagaagccttttgcctgctcactttgcgataaaagatttactCAGAAGATGACTAAAGAAAGGCATATgtttacacacactggagagaagcctttcgcttGCACACTTTGCGATAAGAGATTTTCtcggaaaaataattttaaaacgcATATGcggacacacactggagagaaaccttttgtctgcacgtgttgtggtaaaagattcacagaTAAGAAGCATTTAAACAAACACGCAACTACACACagaggagagaagcctttcgcctgttCCATGTGTGAGAAAAGATTTTATTTTCAGTCTGAGTTGACAATACACACGcggacacacactggagagaaaccttttgcctgcacactatgcgacaaaagattttctcagaagTCTGGTTTAAAAACGCATATGCGTagacacactggcgaaaaaccttttgtttgcacatgttgtggtaaaagattcactcagaagaaACATTTAAACGGACacgcaagaacccacactggagaaaagcctttctcctgctcaatttgtggtaaaagattcgcaGAGAAGGGGAATTTAAACAAGCACGTAAGCACACATAGTgaagagaagcctttcgcctgctccTTATGTGAGAAAAGATTTTACTCTCAGTCTCAGTTGACAACACACATgtatacacacactggagagaaacgtTTTGCCTGCACACTATGCGACAAAAGATATTCCCACAAGTCTGATTTAAAGACGCATATGCGTAGACACACTGGggaaaaaccttttgtctgcacatgttgtggtaaaagattcactcagaagaaaaatttaaaCGGACacgcaagaacccacactggagaaaagcctttctcCTGCTCAATTTGTAGTAAAAGATTCACAGAGAAGCGGAATTTAAAGAAACACGCAAGCACACAtagtggagagaagcctttcgcctgctccTTATGTGAGAAAAGATTTTACTCTCAGTCTCAGTTGACAGCACAcacgcgtacacacactggagaaaagactTTGTTGTAA
- the LOC130928256 gene encoding gastrula zinc finger protein XlCGF57.1-like: MLCIKQEVGPDTPCIKEEEQEEEIFPVTVSVKSEEDEGPSEESGAAKLSSNSSFQHLTTKEEGQSQPDSLLAPLSDSDDITSHSSDFNTDEEDVDSDQNAWKSLNKSPLKRETQECAGGKPFGCILCDKGFSRKTDLERHQRTHTGEKPFVCTHCGQRFAEKKNLNRHIRIHTGEKPFACSLCNKRFPRKTNKERHMFTHTGEKPFACTLCDKRFSWKNDLKTHMRTHTGEKPFVCTCCGKRFTDKKHLNKHATTHSGEKPFACSMCEKRFYFQSELTTHTRKHTGEKPFACTLCDKRFSQKSDLKTHMRRHTGEKPFVCTCCGKRFTDKKILSKHASTHSGEKPFACSMCEKRFYFQSELTTHMRKHTGEKPFACTLCDKRFSQKSDLKTHMRRHTGEKPFICTCCGKRFTDKTNLNKHTKIHTGEKPFACTLCDKGFSRKTHLIIHKRSHTGEKPFVCTCCGKRFTQKKNLNGHARTHTGEKPFSCSICGKRFTEKGNLNKHASTHSGEKPFACSFCEKNFYSQSQLTTHTRTHTGEKTLS, translated from the coding sequence ATGTTGTGTATTAAACAGGAAGTGGGGCCAGACACCCCCTGcattaaagaagaagaacaggaaGAAGAAATCTTTCCAGTGACCGTCAGTGTGAAGAGCGAAGAAGATGAAGGTCCCAGCGAAGAGAGCGGAGCAGCGAAACTTTCGAGCAACAGTTCCTTTCAGCACCTCACAACAAAAGAAGAGGGACAATCGCAACCGGATAGCCTCTTAGCTCCGCTCTCAGACAGCGACGACATAACGTCACACTCTTCTGACTTTAACACTGATGAGGAGGATGTTGACTCTGACCAAAATGCTTGGAAATCCTTAAACAAGTCACCATTGAAAAGAGAAACACAAGAATGTGCGGGTGGGAAACCGTTTGGCTGCATTCTGTGCGACAAAGGATTTTCTCGGAAGACTGATTTAGAAAGGCAtcagcgtacacacactggagaaaagccttttgtctgcacacattgtggtcaaagattcgccgagaagaaaaatttaaacagaCACATAAGAATAcatactggagagaagcctttcgcctgctcacTTTGCAATAAAAGATTTCCTCGGAAGACAAATAAAGAAAGGCATATGTTTacgcacactggagagaagcctttcgcttGCACACTTTGCGATAAGAGATTTTCTTggaaaaatgatttaaaaacccATATGcggacacacactggagagaagccttttgtctgcacgtgttgtggtaaaagattcaccgataagaaacatttaaacaaacacGCAACCACACAcagtggagagaagcctttcgcctgttCGATGTGTGAGAAAAGATTTTATTTTCAGTCTGAGTTGACAACACACACGCGGAAACACACTGGggagaaaccttttgcctgcacactctgcgacaaaagattttctcagaagTCTGATTTAAAAACGCATATGCgtagacacactggagagaagccttttgtctgcacgtgttgtggtaaaagattcactgaTAAGAAAATTTTAAGCAAACACGCAAGCACACAcagtggagaaaagcctttcgcCTGTTCCATGTGTGAGAAAAGATTTTATTTTCAGTCTGAGTTGACAACACACATGCGgaaacacactggagagaaaccttttgcctgcacactatgcgacaaaagattttctcagaagTCTGATTTAAAAACGCATATGCGtagacacactggagaaaagccttttattTGCAcgtgttgtggtaaaagattcaccgatAAGAcaaatttaaacaaacacacaaaaatccacactggagagaagccttttgcatgCACGCTTTGCGACAAAGGATTTTCTCGGAAGACCCATTTAATAATACATAAGCGTtcacacactggcgaaaaaccttttgtctgcacatgttgtggtaaaagattcactcagaagaaaaatttgaacggacacgcaagaacacacactggagaaaagcctttctcctgctcaatttgtggtaaaagattcacagaGAAGGGGAATTTAAACAAACACGCAAGCACACAtagtggagagaagcctttcgcctgctccTTTTGTGAGAAAAATTTTTACTCTCAGTCTCAGTTGACAACACACACGCGTACACACACAGGAGAAAAGACTTTGTCGTAA